The nucleotide sequence TGTAAGTAACAACTAAGTGGAACTCAATCATGAAGAGTACCATAGGAGGGTCAACATAGTACTGCACATCACGGAATGCTAATGTTAGTGGCTGGAAAGGCAGAACCATTCCTCCTGAGTGCTGACCTTTTTCTGGTTCTGTTGTACTTTCAACTGGAGTGCTGTTTCCGGCAAAGTTACCATTGTTTTCTTGATTTCCTTGTATCTCTGAATGCTTGTCGGAAGATATAAGAGCGCAAGAACGTGAAGGAGCTAAGAGTAGAATGCCAAAGTGAAgtttaatgaataaaaatatagTTAACATGAAACATGCCCCAAATAAGCTACGAGAAAGTAACTTACCCTTGAAGAAAGACAAGACCAACGTAAAAGCTGTGTTAAACAGAACTGTGAACCCAAGTAAGGCACCAACGGATATCCAGTAAAAGTAGCCATCAAAGTTGAGACCACGACTTTCCATTATTTGGTGACCCAATGTTGTGTTTGCAGACATCTTCATTAAGAAAAACAAAACCAGACTCACATTTTCTAGACAATAAAGTTGAGGAATATTTGTTATCAAAAGAAACTTATACAAACTTAAGTTTCAATATAGTATTACCTTTTGCCACCTAGGAGCAAGAAATTCATTTACCATCACAGCCAACTCTCCATATGACAAATGAGAAATCCAAAATCCCCACCGCAACCAAGATGGCATATAGGCTAGAACAAAAAAGCAGCTAAGAATTATCATTTGAACAAAAAATATCCGCTCAAAATTCAAGAGTCCTAGATTCTCACGCTTTGGGAGAATGAAGCCACCAAATAGTAAAGCATATAGTATGGTCAGAGTTCCAGCTGTCATAGCAGCAGCCACATTTTGGAAAACTGAGGCAACAAATCGGAACATCGATATTGATGACATGTGAAAAGTGAATAGGAGGAGGAAATGGCGAAAGAACCTGAAAGAAAAATTTGAACACTAGTTGAAACGTTGTTACAATAATGCAAGAAATTGAAGAATAAAATTAGCTTTCTATTGTGTACCAACCTGCCAATCTCAGGGCTGTAACCAATAACATAATAAGTAAGTGCAGTCCAAATGAAAGATTCCAACAATGAAAGTGGAATCTTGAGAACAGCTGAAGGGATTGAATAGGCCCAAGCAGGATAAAAGCACAACTCTTTCTGTTTGTAGAACACTGAAAGTCTTGATATTGTCATAGAAAGTTCTGGGTATGCATCACTGAAAAGTATGATGAGTGAATAGAATAACGACCCCATGAAATAATTCCCATGAAGCGCATCAACAGACATTCGTGTCCGAATGAAAACAGACATTCCTATAGATGCAACAATCACAAGCTGCGTTGACTTGAATACATAGACAAAAGAATTCCTTTTCATCAGAAGAAACTCCCTCATTATGCAAGCCTTAAACAATTCCCACTTTGTTAATGAGTATTTTCTAAAGGCGAGAGCATTCTTATGGCTCTGAGACTTGTCAAATGGCTTTGAGATCTCCTCCTCCATCTTTTTGCCAAATGAACTATGCTTAAACTTCTCAATGAACTGTTCAGTAGTAACATAGATGTAAGGTTCTTCTGCTCTGCTCCAATACTGTGCTTGATCGTTTCTAGAGATAACCTGGTTTTAACAAACATTTCAAATCATTATGAAATTATAAAGGAAAATACAATTAAGATTAAACTTAACTTATATACCTCTTGAAGAAAGTCAGCAGTGCCTTTTCGTGGTGGACACTGGAACCCACAGTCCTCAAAGAACTCAACTACACAATCACGTGGACCGTGGTACACGATTTTCCCTTCTGCCATTAGGACAATGTCATCAAAGAGATCAAAGGTCTCTGGTGCTGGCTGAAGAAGCGAAATCAAAGCAGTTGCATCTGTGATATGCACCATATGCTGGAGACAGGAGATTATTTGGAAAGTAGTGGAACTGTCTAAGCCATTGGATATTTCATCCATAAAGAGAGCTCTTGTTGGTCCAACCATCATTTCTCCTTCATCATGCACCAAAGTCAGGATCATGTCCACTTCATACATCAAGTTATAATCAAATGATTGCAATAGAGTATACTACCGATACCTGTTGTTAACCTTTTCTTTTGACCACCAGATACGCCTCTTCTTATAGGATCTCCAACCAATGTGTCGGCACAGACATCGAGACCAAGGATCTGTAAGGCATTTTAATAGTCAATTAGTCAAAAAACCAGCAACAAATTATCAAGATATGAGCTACTAAAACTCTAAATCCATGGAGAAAAATTGTATGCCACCTTTAAAATGTAGTCTGTCTGAAGAGTGCTCTTCAATCCCTTCACTGATGTCGCCTGTAATGAAAAATTTTTCAGTCAGACTATCTTCTCCAACAAGATTTGGAGGTGGAAAAATTAAAGATGTGGGGTGTTGTACCTTCATATATGCATCCAAATCACGGTCTGGCATTATTCctgcttctttctctcttctgctTACTTCCTTCAGAAGCTCTTTCATACAAGGAAAACAAAAGATCACTCAAGCCAGTTTAACTAaacatgtttttcttttttcttttggaaATTTAGTTACCTACCATCTTTGATTCCTACACCCTGACAACGTGCCGAGAAATCAAGTGTTTCCTTAACTGTCATCTCTGGAATATGTAGATCATATTGGCTTACATAAGCTGAGGATTTTTGAGGAATGAATTCTTCTAGTGGGTGTCCATTGTAAGAAATTTCCCCTTTTACCTATTAAAAAACACATAGAATGCATGTGAAAATAGAACAAGCATGCAAAAGATCCATTTTAATTTAAACAAGTTATCACATTTTGAAAtgtcaaataaattaaatagaaactGTCAACTATTGAGCTTCATTCCACCTCATTCATAATTCATTCCTTTGTGGTACTATATATTAGCAGACAAAAAAAATGCTATGACAAATTAATGAAGCAATGCTTGAAAGATTCAATATGGCAAGCACATGCCACTTTCAAACAACAATTAGGCAATTATTATAGAGAAAATTAGTCAAGAAAAAAGCCTAGAGATAGAAAACCTTGAGAGAATGGTCAAGTCTCCCTGCCAGAGCCAACAATAGTGTTGTTTTACCACTTCCTGGAGGGCCAAGCAATAAGGCCATCCTGTaagagaatcaagcattgaaaacAAAGCACTAGTACGATCATGTTATGATTTATGTTACTGAATACTGATTATCAAAGTTCACTGGCACTACTTAACTTTGTAAGCAATAAACATACCTTCCAGGCTTAATGATGCCATTGGCATCTTTGATTATACTTATCCGGGATTTTTGAGATCGTAGGATTAACAATTTACATGCATCCTTTTCCCACCAAAAGAAAAGAATGTTAGAAGTTAGAAAAGCATGAAGTGTAAAATGAAGTTATATATATTTAGAGATGTTACTTACAATGATCCACCCCTTAAGGGTGTTCCACAAAGTAGGTATCGGCTTGCCCTTAACAACCTGACACTCCGCTTCCACAGTAAGATTTTGGTACCTCACTTCCACAGTGGGTAACTTAATACCAACTCTTCAAACCAAAgatgaaataaaaatatattaacctaatcataaaattttgaaaaccaacatATTATagtatttgatttaaattagctTTTATAATATtggttttttaatattattttaaccgtATTTACATATATGTACAGGATATAGTTAGAGTAgtcaaaataaactaaatataTTAGGCCAATTTGTTTATCTGACTTAAACGAACAcacttttatctttaaaattaggTATGTGAAAATGAGCTGTTAAAAAGACTTAAACAGATTAATTCTCAAAACGAATAAATTAAAAAGGTTAGTTAGTGACAAAAATTCTGTCTATTTAAACTAGTTAAATGAGTTGACTTGACGGATACTATTTCAGTATTTTGTCGAGTCTAAAGGTGTATATGAGTCGGACGAAGTTaggtttatttttatttgaaccCAATCTTAAATAGTGATCGGTCTATTTTTAAGACTCATATTCGTTCTTAAATCCGATGAAATCTTATTATTTTCAGATCATACTAAAATTAGGTTTAAATCAATGATGTTCAAATCTTGATAAATTTTTTATCAAAAAGTTATGATGCACTTATttataaaaaagaagaaatatactTGTTATCGAAAAGTTGATATCCATATTTGAACTTGGATTTAtccataaattctaatttcatgtttctttaatttattttttaattcaacaggtgtgattaaaaataaaacaataagcttataattaatataatataatattagaattaatttaaaacatatattacCTTTTTTAGTCTCTTTAGGATACACATGGGGTGGCTGAAGCTAAGTTCGTCTTAATTCTGATCCGGATCCGACTCTAAATAATGACCAGATGTGTTTTTAAGACTCTTATCTAATTCTAAACTCAGTAAAATTATACCAAATTAGCTCCGAAAGTAAAAGTGTTCGAATCTGAGCGAAATTTTTGAATTGATTGGACTATATACGCCCCTAGTCgactttattttttattagtgtagtttttcgaaaaaagattttttgaaaaatatcttataaaaaaaattcaaaatcaagagataaagagaagatattttaaaaagtaTCNNNNNNNNNNNNNNNNNNNNNNNNNNNNNNNNNNNNNNNNNNNNNNNNNNNNNNNNNNNNNNNNNNNNNNNNNNNNNNNNNNNNNNNNNNNNNNNNNNNNNNNNNNNNNNNNNNNNNNNNNNNNNNNNNNNNNNNNNNNNNNNNNNNNNNNNNNNNNNNNNNNNNNNNNNNNNaagattttttaaaatttggcctttttaaatgtttttattttaaatgtaTGGATAAATTTATAGGAGGAAATTCTATAGAATGTTATAAATTAGGTGGTCCACATGTTCAAGTGACAAATGAGTCAACTATTGGATTTATTAGGTTACAACAAAATTAATCAATAGACAAAACATTACTCATCCATATAATTCTGATTATTAAGAGACTAACACTTTTAATCAAAAGAAGTGGAGAGTTGACTAATAATGGTTAAGGGTCAAGCACAACAAAATCTATCCCCTTTTTTATTATAATCTATATATTTATAAGAAAATATTTTCCAACATAGCTGAGCTAGGCTATACCCTTCTTGTAAACTAGTTATGCAAATTTGAAGTTATAATTCTAGCTATATAAAACAAAATCATATGAAAGATAAAGTCACTGATGTCTTCATTTGGTTATCATGCATTCTCCAAGCAAGAAAAAAACTGATAGAACTCAATAATAATGTGCTGacttaaaaaacaaacaaaataaaaaaagaaagcaagaaagatTAATTACTTGTCAATTCTGTTCCTGAGTTTCTGCAACAATCGAAGATTGTCATTCTCGATGTGCTCAAGAAGCTTCTCGATGAACAAATGCCTTTCTTGAGCACCAAGCTTGTTGACATCGAACAAAGCTGAAGTGATCCTCTCAAAAGTGGGAAGCCTCTGGATTTGAGTCCATTGTAATGCATGATGGCCTTCATTGTTATCAACATCGATGGCAGACCTGAAACTGGAAGCATGGCTTCTGAATGAGGACCTTATGCTCCTTCCAATCTCTGCCAACTCAATTCTCAAAGACTCTATCTCATCTACACCTCCCACCTCACCCATCTATCTCAATCAAGGTTATGTGGAGTAGTGCATCATGTTTCCAATTCCGATCCATAGATTTATAGGAGTATGGTGATGTACTGATGTACGTGTTTTTAAGCTTATTGATTGGTAGATGCTGATGATGCAATGGAATATGTCATGCATTACCGTATACCGAGACATGCATATGTGTGTGGAAAACATGCTAGATACCAAAATAGTTCTATTATAACTGAGAAaggttagagaatcattagaatttattatttttagaattaattattaatatttaaaagtataaaataagATATGTTATTACTAATGAATTATAACTTAAAtggcataattttttttatacttatTTAAGAGGTCGTGAGTTCAAATTTctttatctttagtaaaaaaaaaataaaaaaataaggtgTGTTGTTGTATTCAAAAAAATGTTAAAAGATTATTACTTAACTATTAACTCCATTTTTTTAGTTTAAGAATCCAACAACATATTTTATCTCGtacttttaaaataaattttaactatCTCTCTCAAATAAGGGGTATGTTACTCTCtatgatatattttatgattattagaGAAATTTGATTATTATCATACTTAATGTTAACCATCTTTTTAACTAGAGTTTAGATAATTACATAGCTATCTATAatgatttgaattttttaaattttgaattttattttagagggtaaagtgtgatctctcattaTTTATTTCATAGATATGAGAGAGAAATAATTCAAGGATAAGAGATCACACTTAACcctctaaagtaaaatttaaaatttagaggatccaaattctatAATAAAAGGGTTTTGTTAGGTAGACAATGATTTttgtaaataatgtgaacaatagacTCTAGAATTGacccaataaagtaaaaaaatatttcacTCTCAAATTACCTCCTAAgccttaatattaaaataatcatctgcaCATCTAGTGAATTAAACATCCAGTCATTATAAGTAaatggaataaaaaaaattatccaattaaaaataatgaacataataaTCCCATACCAATTGAATTGAACATCCGAcatatctattgttcacattgtttctCATTAgacctatactttttcataatgATTATTGACTTCATTTTTTGCTGGGGATTAACCATTTAACAACTTAAACAATACATACTAATAATCTACTCTACGGAAAACTTCTGCGTTGATTacacaaaattttaattcaaacagaTCAATGTGGGTTTAAATTAGATTAGCACGCGAGATAATCACAAAATTTTAACCGCAAATAATTGGATAAATATTACGACTGAAAAACAAATTCTAGATAGTGAGTTTTTTTTGGGTCAAGAGTTCTTCATTCACAGTGAAACTTATGGCTTCAATGATACTTTGCAgatattagtaaataattaaaaggATTATTAATCATACAAATGTGACCAAAGaatatttgattatttaattctctcctttcattttttttcctggAAAAGATTAAGGGATTGGATAGTTTGAAAAAAATGATGAAATTGTACAATGAAATTTTGTTAAAAGCTCTTGTAAGttgtagaaattattttattctaattgcATAATTTGATATCCAAATTTAAGTTAAAAAGATGGTGAATAATAACTATGACGACTCAATTAAATTCctctaataacaataaaatatatGTTATAGAGGGTAATAAACTTTTTGTTTAAAAGGGTTGGTTAGAACTCACTTACTTTTAAATATTGAAGATTAACTGGTggtctaaaaatttaaaataataaattttgataatcatctaatatttttgttagtaaattaagtaaattaaactaaaagaattgagttaataactaaataatggctaataataataaattatgataATTTCTAATTTTTCTCAATATAGTTAGTAAATGAcacttaaattttataaatttgtcATGCTAACTATAAATTTAGTTTGCACGCAGCAGNNNNNNNNNNNNNNNNNNNNNNNNNNNNNNNNNNNNNNNNNNNNNNacaaataaatatattatttatatttattttaactcATATTTTTCtctattatttaatataaaataacaaattaTATGTGTAATTttactttaatgcaatttatctaTTAAATTATATGTGTATAAAATATccatatcatattttttttatcatttcttATATAATCTTATGTctattttactcttttttttctattcttgTTAATATTTTGCATAATTATTTATTAAGAGACCACTGTTCTTTTTCATATTTTGCTAAATAATTGGTTTATTATGTATTAGGTGATAAATTTATGATgtcttaacaattttttttagtttttatttaattttttgtctAATCATGTTCATTAATTATAATATATCTTTATCATTTATAtatcactttttttcttttttaacaatttatatttttattatcattaagttacgttataataataataatattgaaaaTGCAAGGTGTGGagattcataaaaataaaataaagaaaaatagatGTTATTTTTAGTTATTGAAACATGGTATACAGAGTTGCATATCATCAAATAGTCTTTTTTGTACTATAGTATTTAAATATAACTAAAaaggataaaataataaaaaaataactactTGAAAAAGAACGAAGATAAAGTAATATAATTATGTTCCGGCCCAACTCAATAAGGGTTGGGGGTTCATCCTACGGACTACTAATCCGGCGGGCCCTCGACCCATACACTAAGGTGACTCGCGCGTCAACTCACTCCCTAATGAAGACCTGGATAGCTGGCAGAAGCTTTCAAACATACAGTCCCAAGGCAAAAGACCCACCTGAGTTCAAGGTATAAATGAGGAGGGACCTACTCCTCTCTAGAAGTACGTCACCTTTACCTTAATTAGCCGTCTCATCGTACGGACGCTTACTTTAGCATCGGAGTGTCCTTACAGGTGGCCTCACCCGCCGACCCACCGACGATCAGGACAACACCTCTCCTCGTGGAGCTCGCACTCAGGTCCAGACATCCCCTCATCTCAACTCGTTGCTCACCACCCGACACCCATTCGACCTATCATTTGACCCGACACCCAACACCCATTTTCAGCTCACTTTGGAAATGCAATATGGGGCTGAACCCCTCTAAAGTGCGCGTTCGCCATGGAAGCGAGAAAGTTCCTAGGATTCATGATCACACAGAGAGGAGTAGAGGCTAATCCGGATAAGTGTGAAGCCATTCTCTGAATGACAAGTCCTGGTTATGTGAAGGACGTTCAAAGGCTAGCTAGCAAGGAGGCTAACGACTTTGTCACGGTTCCTCGGCGCGTTGGCAACAAAGGTGCTATCCTTCTTCAACCTAATGAAAAGGGGATGGCCTTCGAGTGGACCCCAACTTGTGAAGAAGCTTTTAATCACTTTAAGAGGATTTTGTCAGAACCACCAATACTCAGTAAGCCAAAGGAGGGGGAACCCTATATCTCTATCTTGTAGTGACAGAGGAGGCCATGGCGGCCGCTCTGATTCGGAAGGAAGATAAGATCCAGCAATCCGTGCACTTCATAAGCAAGGTACTCCAGGAGGCAAAGCTAAGATACACTAGGCTGGAGAAGTTAGCTTACGCTCTGCTAATCTCCCCTCGAAGGCTAAGACAATACTTTCAAGGGCACTCGATTACCCTGAAAACTGACTAGGCAATTTGGCAGATCCTACAAAAACCTGACCTGGCGGGGCGTATGATGCCCTGGACGATTGAATTGTCTCAATATGACATCTAGTACGAACCTTGGCATGCAATCAAGGTGCAAGCGTTGGTTGATTTCTTGGTTGAAGTGATCGGAGATGTTCCCGAGGACCCAGACACACGGTGGAAACTCCATATTGACGGAGCATCTAACCAAGCATTCAGAGGAGCTAGGATCATTTTAGAAAGCTCCGAAGGAATGACTTATGAGCAATCTATCAAGTTTGAATACCCGATTTTAAACAATCAAGTAGAGTATGAGGCCCTGATAGGCGGCTTAACTTTGGCCAAGGAGGTCAGAGTAACAAAGCTCGAGATCAACAATGACTCTCAGGTCGTGACTTCACAAGTGAACGGGACCTATCAAGCCAGGGACCCACTGTCGCAAAAGTATTTGGAAAATGCAAAGCAGCTGTGTAAGGATTTTGAGGAGGTAGTGGTCCAACATGTGCCTAGGAAAAGAAATGCCAGCGCAGACCTTTTGTCAAAACCAATGAGCACAAATCCGGAGTAGAAAATCGATCTCTTATCCAAGACTTGGTGAAGGAGCCATCGGTGACCCTTTGTTTGACCCAAATTCTGGACCTCTCCTCTTGGATCAGCCCGATCCAATATTTTtctcaaagaaggaacactccctAAAAATGAAAAGGAGGCCAAAGCAATAAGAAGAGAGGCTACTAAGTATGCAGTAATACAGGGGTAGCTATACAAGAGAAGACTTAATCAGCCCCTACTGAAGTGCCTACGCCCCGACTAGATGAACTACATCCTAAGTGAAGTCCATGAAGGATGTTGCGGCCACCACATTGGGGGGAAAGCTCTGGCCCAGAAGCCCAAAAGCCCAGAAGCCCAGAAGACTGAAAATCTTACCTACACACTCACGACCAGATTCTCGGTCGCCTATT is from Arachis ipaensis cultivar K30076 chromosome B01, Araip1.1, whole genome shotgun sequence and encodes:
- the LOC107612250 gene encoding pleiotropic drug resistance protein 3-like isoform X1, with the translated sequence MGEVGGVDEIESLRIELAEIGRSIRSSFRSHASSFRSAIDVDNNEGHHALQWTQIQRLPTFERITSALFDVNKLGAQERHLFIEKLLEHIENDNLRLLQKLRNRIDKVGIKLPTVEVRYQNLTVEAECQVVKGKPIPTLWNTLKGWIIDACKLLILRSQKSRISIIKDANGIIKPGRMALLLGPPGSGKTTLLLALAGRLDHSLKVKGEISYNGHPLEEFIPQKSSAYVSQYDLHIPEMTVKETLDFSARCQGVGIKDELLKEVSRREKEAGIMPDRDLDAYMKATSVKGLKSTLQTDYILKILGLDVCADTLVGDPIRRGVSGGQKKRLTTGEMMVGPTRALFMDEISNGLDSSTTFQIISCLQHMVHITDATALISLLQPAPETFDLFDDIVLMAEGKIVYHGPRDCVVEFFEDCGFQCPPRKGTADFLQEVISRNDQAQYWSRAEEPYIYVTTEQFIEKFKHSSFGKKMEEEISKPFDKSQSHKNALAFRKYSLTKWELFKACIMREFLLMKRNSFVYVFKSTQLVIVASIGMSVFIRTRMSVDALHGNYFMGSLFYSLIILFSDAYPELSMTISRLSVFYKQKELCFYPAWAYSIPSAVLKIPLSLLESFIWTALTYYVIGYSPEIGRFFRHFLLLFTFHMSSISMFRFVASVFQNVAAAMTAGTLTILYALLFGGFILPKPYMPSWLRWGFWISHLSYGELAVMVNEFLAPRWQKMSANTTLGHQIMESRGLNFDGYFYWISVGALLGFTVLFNTAFTLVLSFFKAPSRSCALISSDKHSEIQGNQENNGNFAGNSTPVESTTEPEKGQHSGGMVLPFQPLTLAFRDVQYYVDPPMEMRNQGFCKKQLQLLCDVTGSLRPGILTSLMGVSGAGKTTLLDVLCGRKTGGTIEGDVRIGGYPKVQETFARISGYCEQNDIHSPNITVEESVMFSAWLRLPPQIDAKTKSEFVKEVLHTIELDGIKDSLVGLPNVSGLSTEQRKRLTIAVELVANPSIIFMDEPTSGLDARSAAVVMRAVKNVVRTGRTVTCTIHQPSIDIFESFDELILMKTGGCIIYSGPLGQNSSQVIEYFESIPGVPKIKDNYNPSTWMLEVTSGSAEVELGVDFAQIYRESTLYKQNKELVEQLSSPAPGSKDLHFPSHFPQNGWEQFKACLWKQHLSYWRSPSYNLMRIIFVIAASLLFGAVFWKKGKNIDNQQDLFNVFSSMFIAVFIFGINNCSSVLPLVATERTVLYREKFAGMYSPWAYSFAQVIIEVPYLLTQAVLYIIITYPMIGYHWSVYKIFWSLYSMFCNLLYFNYLGMFIVSISPNVQVASIVCSSAYTMLNLFSGYIVPRLQIPKWWIWMYYLCPTSWALNGLLTSQYGDINKVISVTIFKDAETKTIAEFLRDYYGFHHDLLGVTGLLLIVFPVISALLFAYCIGHLNFLRR
- the LOC107612250 gene encoding pleiotropic drug resistance protein 3-like isoform X2, whose amino-acid sequence is MGEVGGVDEIESLRIELAEIGRSIRSSFRSHASSFRSAIDVDNNEGHHALQWTQIQRLPTFERITSALFDVNKLGAQERHLFIEKLLEHIENDNLRLLQKLRNRIDKVGIKLPTVEVRYQNLTVEAECQVVKGKPIPTLWNTLKGWIIDACKLLILRSQKSRISIIKDANGIIKPGRMALLLGPPGSGKTTLLLALAGRLDHSLKVKGEISYNGHPLEEFIPQKSSAYVSQYDLHIPEMTVKETLDFSARCQGVGIKDELLKEVSRREKEAGIMPDRDLDAYMKATSVKGLKSTLQTDYILKILGLDVCADTLVGDPIRRGVSGGQKKRLTTGEMMVGPTRALFMDEISNGLDSSTTFQIISCLQHMVHITDATALISLLQPAPETFDLFDDIVLMAEGKIVYHGPRDCVVEFFEDCGFQCPPRKGTADFLQEVISRNDQAQYWSRAEEPYIYVTTEQFIEKFKHSSFGKKMEEEISKPFDKSQSHKNALAFRKYSLTKWELFKACIMREFLLMKRNSFVYVFKSTQLVIVASIGMSVFIRTRMSVDALHGNYFMGSLFYSLIILFSDAYPELSMTISRLSVFYKQKELCFYPAWAYSIPSAVLKIPLSLLESFIWTALTYYVIGYSPEIGRFFRHFLLLFTFHMSSISMFRFVASVFQNVAAAMTAGTLTILYALLFGGFILPKPYMPSWLRWGFWISHLSYGELAVMVNEFLAPRWQKMSANTTLGHQIMESRGLNFDGYFYWISVGALLGFTVLFNTAFTLVLSFFKAPSRSCALISSDKHSEIQGNQENNGNFAGNSTPVESTTEPEKGQHSGGMVLPFQPLTLAFRDVQYYVDPPMEMRNQGFCKKQLQLLCDVTGSLRPGILTSLMGVSGAGKTTLLDVLCGRKTGGTIEGDVRIGGYPKVQETFARISGYCEQNDIHSPNITVEESVMFSAWLRLPPQIDAKTKSEFVKEVLHTIELDGIKDSLVGLPNVSGLSTEQRKRLTIAVELVANPSIIFMDEPTSGLDARSAAVVMRAVKNVVRTGRTVTCTIHQPSIDIFESFDELILMKTGGCIIYSGPLGQNSSQVIEYFESIPGVPKIKDNYNPSTWMLEAEQRVS